Genomic DNA from bacterium:
CCTTACTTCTCTGAGAGAAAAACCTAAAACTTCACTTATCAAATTTCGACTGAATGGAGCAAGAGCAAGGCATCCGCAAAGAGCTATAACAGATATAGCTTGTTCGCCCACCTGCTTTAAAGAACGTTGTAATAACCAGGGAACGCTATTCTCGCGGTGCCGTTTTTCGTCGGGATCAAGAGCATCAAGCGGTGTTTTCTCTAGCCATTCTAGGTATGATGAGACAGTCTCATCTTTGGTTTGCCTTAAATAGTGTCCAATAAGACGCACTGCTAGAGGTAAGCCTCCAACAATTTCACAGGTGCTCTTGGCAGAATTTTCGTTATCTATCTTGCCTTCTGCCCAGTCATACAGGAGTTTTAGTGCCTCATCTGGCTCTAAGGGTGCTAAATCCTCACGGTCTACTACAGCATCACGGCTATTCCGGCTTGTTATTAGTATTCCGCAATTGCCTGCTACTCTCAGGACTTTTCTTAAGTCATCAGCCTCTTCGGTACCATCTAAAACCAGTAAGACCCGTTTCCCTGAAAGAGCATTAAAGGCTGCATCAGCAGGGTTCGGTTTTGGTTCATAGCCAAATGCACGGGCAATTGCCTCAAGAGCCTTGTTAGTATCTGGTTGGCCATAAAAACTATAAAATACTACTCCATCCTCGAAGCGCTCTGGTGGCTTATTATCTGAGATCATCCGCTTCAATATTTCAGCAGCGAGCGCAGTCTTTCCAATTCCGCCAGGGGCACAGATAGTAATAATACTGCCTGGTTGCAGCCTGGGTAGTATCTTATTTATTTGTGCTTCCCGGCCAAGGAAATAATCAGCCGGGCGAGGACGCTGCAAAGGTTTTTTTATAGATGCGGTTTGGGAAGTACCTTCGTTCTTCTCTGCTTGATCTTCTAATAAAGGATTAAACTCAACCTTTGTTATTTTATAGTCACCAAGCCAAAATAAAGCACTCTCAAAGTCTTTATCTTGATTATGGAAAAAGGCTGTTGCAAAATCATGTTTTACTTTTTTATCCTCAATAAGTTTCCAATTATTACCTGCGGAACGTGAAAGAGTAAACGGATAATTTTTCCCATATCTACGAGAATTTGCATAATCCCGCCACTGCCTGTAGAATTTTGGATAGCTCTCACCTTCCAAAGGAATCATCATCTTTAATTCCTTGGCAGATATTTTTCCTTTTCCTTGCGCCATCCACTTAACTATAGTCAAGATACTTTTATACCGCAGACCATCGTCACTGGTTGAGAATCCAATAAGTAACTTTTCCTCATCAGTGATTATTTCAAATGCTCTTGGGACTGTCGTTGTCTTAATTTTTACTATCTTCATATCCAGTTGCAGATCTCATAAAATTAACCAAAATCCGAATATTTATTAAAATAAGAATCAAGAATTACCTACAGTTATGGCCTCTTCAAAAGTTGCAATGCAACTGACCTTCCTACCAAAAAATCGTTAGGCTATTCTGTTATCAGCAAGGATTTCAAGGCCGTTCATTTTCTATATCTCTTGGCTGAAGCATAGGATATTTGTCTGTGATTTTTCTAATAACGTCTTCAAGGCCATCATTAGAAACAAGTTTTAATTGAACATAATGGTTAGGTCCAGTATATGGCAGCATATAGGGTTCAAACCAATCTTTCATCGGCTTATATAGAACTGATATCCCCACAGTGGCACCGGCTAAATGGTAAAAACCCCAGTTGTAGTGTTCGCGGTGCGGGTCATCACAGCATCCTAAAACCGACTCTCCAAGCTTGCCTAGATCGACCCTTATCTTTCTCTCAAGTGCTCGTGTTTCATCCTCGTTTGCAGGCTCGTAATAGAGTAAAGCCTTCTCGTATTTTCCCCTCGTTACACCGTTATGCTGACCTCTATATTTTGCCATCTTATTCAGCTCACAGTCAAAGAAAAAAGGCCAACTATATAAACCTTTCCTTTGTAACTACCATTTAGGGGTAAAAACCCATAGTGGGGGCTTTATTGTGAACAGGCAAAGACACAGACATCCAGAAAAATCAGCTAAGCGCTCGGATAATACGTCTGTGTCCGCTTCTGGCGTTCCGAATAAAGATGATGCTTACCTGGCAATATGGGTATTAAAAAAGTTAGGTTGGTCGGCCAGAAGGATTGCAAAGCTGAATTTGCCCACCTCTCACCATACGATAACTAATTATTTTTCAGAGGCTTGTGAACTAATTAAAGAAGAAAAATTGCCCATTATGGATACAGGTAAGGAATCACCAAAGCTTTTGCTATCTGAGGATCTTGAATATCTTGACGCGAAGGTTAACCAAAATCCCTGCGGTGGCGGCAGGAGAGTCATGCCCCACCATTATGGCAGTGATTGGGATGATTAAAAGAAAAAGCCTCTGGATTCATGACGGGAAGGTTTCTCTACATTGCAGGTTTGATCACGATCTTATGACAAGAACTTTAAAGGATGTATGAGGAATTATCCTGAAAAATATATGCAAAGGTATAGGAAGGATTAGCAGGCCATTATTTCTCAGTAAAGTCAAAACTTCTTTTTCTGAACCAATCTTTAAAGGGAGTCAAGCTAATGAAAAAAAATATCCTAGCCACATCAATCACCATAATATTCATCGACCTCATCATTACTTTTGCCGAGCGTTCATACATTATCCGTGGGCTGGTCCCGTTTTACAGCATACTGGTGCACAGGTATTTCACCATCAAAGCCTATGACGTGTTTCTAGTCATCGGGTTTCTTATCCTCCGGATCATTTATGCCCATAACGGCATTAATTTCAAGACCCTGGCATCTCTGCGCTACCTGTTTTATCCCAGGGACATCAAAGACATTGCTTTCATGGCCGTTGCAGCTATCATAACTCACTTTTACCTTTTCACCTGGCTGACACAAATCCTATCAGATCCTATCAAGGCAATAATCCTGGCCCCTGATGCAATAAAAAAATCAGTAATCGTTATCCTGCCATTTATTTGGCTATTGGCACTAACAGTCATTAGCCGGTGTATTGCTACCGGAATATCCCGGAACACTCAACCCATGCCTTCCACCTGGTAAGGCAGATTATCAACCCATTTATCAAAAGGAGGTCTTAAAATGGCCAGCACTCAGGTTTTTAATGACAAGGAAAAGAGAAGCATCACCGAAAGAGCCACTCTACTATTG
This window encodes:
- a CDS encoding tetratricopeptide repeat protein, with translation MKIVKIKTTTVPRAFEIITDEEKLLIGFSTSDDGLRYKSILTIVKWMAQGKGKISAKELKMMIPLEGESYPKFYRQWRDYANSRRYGKNYPFTLSRSAGNNWKLIEDKKVKHDFATAFFHNQDKDFESALFWLGDYKITKVEFNPLLEDQAEKNEGTSQTASIKKPLQRPRPADYFLGREAQINKILPRLQPGSIITICAPGGIGKTALAAEILKRMISDNKPPERFEDGVVFYSFYGQPDTNKALEAIARAFGYEPKPNPADAAFNALSGKRVLLVLDGTEEADDLRKVLRVAGNCGILITSRNSRDAVVDREDLAPLEPDEALKLLYDWAEGKIDNENSAKSTCEIVGGLPLAVRLIGHYLRQTKDETVSSYLEWLEKTPLDALDPDEKRHRENSVPWLLQRSLKQVGEQAISVIALCGCLALAPFSRNLISEVLGFSLREVRLAFKQLTGYGFLLSINADRYEVSHALIHTYAHERLQVGSNVIERLIDKYIYLAEAETKKGLIGYHHLDTERLHIVYLLKVCIKRGAWDAAMRLAWAIEDYMDIQGYWIERLTVNETGWKSALQLKNRIKEGAWLNRLGLTYNDLGQMEKAIEYYQLALSINREIGDRRDEGIVLGNMGLAHRAIGQMEKAIEYHQQALSIDREIGDRKSEGIDLGNLGIVYRELGQIEKAIEYHQQALSIDREIGDR